The Deinococcus carri genome contains a region encoding:
- a CDS encoding glycosyltransferase, whose protein sequence is MTHPKPLRVLHLTGTLDRGGIETWLVNLLAQVDRREVAMDVMTVTAQPGPGSYDEQVRALGARVIHGPSTRNPLTFALGFLRLLRRSGPYDVVHSHIHHFGGLALLLARLAGVPVRVATSHSDTGRLDRQARNGRYAYLTLMRAALDLGVTHRLAVSREAARALFGPAWQERGTQLVRLGIDLRPLREPVKVGAVRAELGLPPGEPVIGHVGQLRPEKNHAFLLEVFAAYLRRHGPAHLLLVGDGEERPAIEARVAALGLDGRVHLPGSRPDVPRLLQAMDVFVFPSTFEGLSLSLLEAQAAGLPCVVSAHLTPEGHLAGATYLPVPLTSGPDVWADAVAQALAAGRRRPTTLDFDIATNARALVDLYREAVAAHPAGGNGS, encoded by the coding sequence ATGACGCACCCGAAACCGCTGCGGGTCCTGCACCTGACCGGCACCCTGGACCGGGGGGGCATCGAGACCTGGCTGGTGAACCTGCTCGCGCAGGTGGACCGCCGCGAGGTGGCGATGGACGTGATGACGGTCACGGCCCAGCCGGGGCCGGGCAGCTACGACGAGCAGGTGCGGGCGCTGGGCGCGCGGGTGATCCACGGCCCCTCCACCCGCAACCCCCTCACCTTCGCCCTGGGCTTTCTGCGCCTGCTGCGGCGCTCCGGCCCCTACGACGTGGTGCACAGCCACATTCACCATTTCGGGGGGCTGGCCCTGCTGCTGGCGCGGCTGGCCGGGGTGCCCGTGCGGGTGGCGACCAGCCACTCGGACACCGGCCGGCTGGACCGCCAGGCCAGGAACGGCCGCTACGCCTACCTCACCCTGATGCGGGCCGCGCTGGACCTGGGTGTGACCCACCGCCTGGCCGTGAGCCGGGAGGCCGCACGGGCGCTGTTCGGCCCCGCCTGGCAGGAACGCGGGACCCAGCTGGTGCGGCTGGGCATCGACCTGCGGCCCCTCCGGGAGCCGGTGAAGGTGGGGGCCGTCCGCGCCGAACTGGGGCTGCCACCGGGCGAGCCGGTCATCGGGCATGTGGGCCAGCTTCGCCCGGAGAAGAACCATGCCTTCCTGCTGGAGGTCTTCGCTGCGTACCTGCGGCGGCACGGCCCCGCGCACCTGCTGCTGGTCGGTGACGGCGAGGAGCGCCCGGCCATCGAGGCGCGGGTGGCCGCGCTGGGCCTGGATGGCCGAGTTCACCTGCCGGGGTCGCGCCCCGACGTGCCCCGGCTCTTGCAGGCGATGGACGTGTTCGTCTTTCCCTCGACCTTCGAGGGCCTGAGCCTGTCGCTGCTGGAGGCGCAGGCGGCGGGGTTGCCCTGCGTGGTGTCGGCGCACCTGACGCCGGAGGGGCACCTGGCGGGGGCCACCTATCTCCCGGTGCCCCTGACGAGTGGTCCGGACGTTTGGGCCGATGCGGTCGCGCAGGCGCTCGCGGCGGGCCGCCGCCGCCCCACCACCCTGGACTTCGATATCGCCACCAACGCGCGGGCGCTGGTGGACCTGTACCGTGAGGCCGTGGCGGCCCACCCGGCGGGGGGGAACGGCTCTTGA
- a CDS encoding O-antigen ligase family protein, with product MPAAARTAPLLERAVLGLLAAYLLAQCFSLPVLAAGPSWALWPTLPDLLVWAALGCALLYHRPPGAAWRPVGWGLALLVALAFCSFGLLFVMRDARLASAVPFGLFQLYKLVQALAVFGMVSRLPLRPTVLARWGRAALPAFVVMVVSIAWTYFSPALPRALGQVLPHGAGVSGPWESYYLHNEPGLGMVGYNHGYVALQVTLLSAAVLMLRPRSSNVWVLGAALAACFLSGSRAGLAGCLLFALLEWRRLPVRAGLLLALLGVAGLAAAPWLDQQLGGLAARQSTLLEAGNSGNLAGRSEIWHSYFQAFAEDPYRLLVGSGFGSAINNNSNAHSTPIQVLYETGVAGVVALGLLFWALFGQLRARRTLRAGVALNLLVGLALTALTQETFYPNSAFSGSLPLLAFVLALALTPERGSAGSSEQ from the coding sequence GTGCCGGCCGCCGCCCGCACCGCCCCTCTGCTGGAGCGGGCCGTGCTGGGCCTGCTGGCGGCATACCTCCTCGCGCAGTGCTTCAGCCTGCCGGTACTGGCGGCCGGGCCGTCGTGGGCGCTGTGGCCGACGCTGCCCGACCTGCTGGTGTGGGCGGCGCTGGGCTGCGCGCTGCTCTACCACCGGCCGCCCGGCGCGGCGTGGCGACCGGTCGGGTGGGGCCTCGCGCTGCTGGTGGCCCTGGCGTTCTGCTCGTTCGGGCTGCTGTTCGTGATGCGCGACGCCCGGCTGGCGAGCGCGGTCCCCTTCGGTCTGTTCCAGCTCTATAAGCTGGTGCAGGCGTTGGCCGTGTTCGGGATGGTGTCGCGGCTGCCGCTGCGGCCCACCGTGCTGGCCCGCTGGGGCCGGGCCGCCCTGCCCGCCTTCGTGGTGATGGTGGTCAGCATCGCCTGGACCTACTTCTCCCCGGCGCTCCCCAGGGCGCTGGGGCAGGTGCTGCCGCATGGTGCGGGGGTTTCCGGTCCCTGGGAGTCGTACTACCTGCACAACGAGCCGGGGCTGGGCATGGTGGGGTACAACCACGGCTACGTGGCCCTCCAGGTCACGCTGCTGAGCGCCGCCGTGCTGATGTTGCGCCCCCGCAGCAGCAATGTCTGGGTGCTGGGCGCGGCGCTGGCCGCCTGCTTTCTGTCGGGGTCGCGGGCGGGGCTGGCGGGGTGCCTGCTGTTCGCGCTGCTGGAGTGGCGGCGGTTGCCGGTGCGTGCGGGTCTGCTGCTGGCCCTGCTGGGGGTGGCGGGGCTGGCGGCGGCCCCCTGGCTGGACCAGCAGCTCGGCGGGCTGGCGGCCCGGCAGTCCACCCTGCTGGAGGCAGGCAACAGCGGCAACCTCGCCGGGCGCTCCGAGATCTGGCACAGCTACTTCCAGGCCTTTGCCGAGGACCCCTACCGCCTGCTGGTGGGCAGCGGCTTCGGCTCCGCGATCAACAACAACTCCAACGCCCACTCCACGCCCATCCAGGTGCTGTACGAGACGGGCGTGGCGGGCGTGGTGGCGCTGGGCCTCTTGTTCTGGGCGCTGTTCGGCCAGTTGCGGGCGCGGCGGACCCTGCGCGCCGGGGTGGCCCTCAACCTGCTGGTGGGGCTGGCGCTGACAGCGCTGACCCAGGAGACCTTCTATCCCAACTCGGCCTTCAGCGGGTCGCTGCCGCTGCTGGCCTTCGTGCTGGCGCTGGCGCTGACGCCGGAGCGCGGGAGTGCGGGAAGCTCAGAGCAGTGA
- a CDS encoding glycosyltransferase family 4 protein yields the protein MRVSIVLDQQFIHTPDGATYDDGHATYSLWRRYLDVFEEVQVVGRSRPVSEVPTGYRRVDGPGVRVLHVPFYQGPGGLLRRLPRVVATLRRGLEPGEAVIVRLSSVLSHLTAGLRQVQGRPFAAEVINDPYLGFAGEGVQHPLRRALRWLLTTLTQVQCRQAVAVQYVTRAALQRRYPPRPGTPSFGVSDVQLPPLAFAAPRTYRGPARRAVLVGSLDYPHKAVDVVLRALARLRAQGLDLHFTLVGEGALRPELETLARELGVWEACTFVGQRSTAEGVRRDLAAADLFLMPSRTEGLPRALLEAMAQGLPALGSDVGGIPELLPPDLLTRPGDVESLVEVWRRLALDPTRLSAESARNVALAHEYADEVLGRQRQAFLRAVRRGSQPGQSTCAPARRRL from the coding sequence ATGCGCGTGAGCATTGTTCTGGATCAGCAGTTCATTCACACCCCCGACGGGGCGACCTACGACGACGGCCACGCCACCTACAGCCTGTGGCGGCGCTATCTCGATGTGTTCGAGGAGGTGCAGGTCGTGGGGCGCTCGCGGCCTGTCAGCGAGGTTCCCACGGGGTATCGCCGGGTGGACGGGCCGGGGGTCCGCGTCCTGCACGTGCCCTTCTACCAGGGTCCGGGCGGCCTGCTGCGCCGCCTGCCGCGGGTGGTCGCCACGCTGCGGCGCGGGCTGGAGCCGGGTGAGGCGGTCATCGTGCGGCTGTCGAGCGTGCTGTCGCACCTGACGGCGGGGCTGCGGCAGGTGCAGGGGCGGCCCTTTGCCGCAGAGGTGATCAACGACCCCTACCTGGGCTTTGCCGGGGAGGGCGTGCAGCATCCGCTGCGGCGGGCGCTCCGCTGGCTGCTCACCACCCTGACGCAGGTGCAGTGCCGGCAGGCGGTGGCCGTGCAGTACGTGACCCGCGCGGCCCTGCAACGCCGCTACCCGCCCCGGCCCGGCACGCCCAGCTTCGGCGTCTCCGATGTGCAGCTTCCGCCGCTGGCCTTCGCCGCGCCGCGAACCTACCGTGGCCCCGCGCGGCGGGCGGTGCTGGTGGGGTCCCTGGACTATCCCCACAAGGCGGTGGACGTGGTGCTGCGGGCGCTGGCCCGGCTGCGCGCCCAGGGCCTGGACCTGCACTTCACCCTGGTCGGTGAAGGCGCGCTGCGGCCCGAGCTGGAAACCCTGGCCCGTGAGCTGGGGGTGTGGGAGGCCTGCACCTTCGTGGGGCAGCGCAGCACGGCCGAGGGGGTGCGCCGGGATCTGGCGGCGGCGGACCTGTTCCTGATGCCGTCGCGCACCGAGGGCCTCCCCCGCGCGCTGCTGGAGGCGATGGCGCAGGGCCTGCCCGCCCTGGGGTCGGACGTGGGCGGCATTCCCGAGCTGCTGCCCCCCGACCTGCTCACCCGGCCCGGCGACGTGGAAAGTCTGGTGGAAGTCTGGCGGCGGCTGGCCCTGGACCCCACGCGCCTGAGTGCCGAGAGCGCCCGGAATGTGGCCCTGGCCCACGAGTACGCGGACGAGGTGCTGGGCCGCCAGCGGCAGGCGTTCCTGCGGGCCGTGCGCCGGGGTAGTCAACCGGGCCAGTCAACCTGTGCTCCGGCGCGGCGGAGGCTCTGA
- a CDS encoding DUF305 domain-containing protein: protein MSRRSTLLAAVALLAAAIIAVALALSPRYALPQESSPEVRFVREMSQHHAQAVDMATRIRDRDSHDRTLRSVALDILLSQQEQIGQMRGWLTLWGLPWGGPGMTGEHARMMGMAAPAELHRLDTLPVGDAERLFLQLMIRHHQGAIAMVQPVLGPGIRPEVRTLARQIAATQSGEIRLMMQMLAARGAKPLPPPAAAQPAQPGMGHAEMDGMDMGGGGEHQH, encoded by the coding sequence ATGTCCCGCCGCTCTACCCTGCTCGCGGCCGTCGCGCTGCTGGCCGCCGCCATCATCGCCGTGGCCCTGGCGCTCAGCCCGCGCTACGCCCTGCCGCAGGAAAGCAGCCCCGAGGTGCGCTTCGTGCGCGAGATGAGCCAGCACCACGCCCAGGCGGTGGACATGGCGACCCGTATCCGCGACCGGGACAGCCACGACCGCACCCTGCGCTCGGTGGCGCTGGACATCCTGCTCTCGCAGCAGGAACAGATCGGGCAGATGCGCGGCTGGCTCACCCTCTGGGGCCTGCCCTGGGGTGGGCCGGGCATGACCGGGGAGCACGCCCGCATGATGGGTATGGCGGCCCCCGCCGAACTGCACCGGCTGGACACCCTCCCCGTGGGGGACGCCGAACGCCTGTTCCTGCAACTGATGATTCGCCACCACCAGGGCGCGATTGCGATGGTGCAGCCCGTCCTGGGGCCAGGCATCCGCCCCGAGGTCCGCACGCTGGCCCGGCAGATCGCCGCCACCCAGAGCGGCGAGATTCGCCTGATGATGCAGATGCTCGCCGCACGCGGGGCGAAACCGCTGCCGCCACCCGCCGCCGCCCAGCCCGCTCAGCCGGGAATGGGGCACGCGGAAATGGACGGGATGGACATGGGGGGTGGGGGCGAACACCAGCACTGA
- a CDS encoding mechanosensitive ion channel family protein, translating to MTGDVDTSRLLGLDALHRALADTWQDLRAVVVEYGPNALLALGLTLLYALLFWGVSRAAFALLGRFFHPDAHPIARRVLRTALRLTFVLLVLLSITALFPGLERWSGPVFRVYLLLLLLYVGWGVIQRFLHMQADHWGLDTSLRVLVGNVIRAVWVLLGVYLVAAQFGVNLVPILGGLGVVGIAFGFAAQDLLANLISGVTLLLDRPFRLGDWIRTEAHEGRVVRLTLRTTRIHTRDNEHVSIPNREVAGAVVENLSKGGTLRLHLNVPLAYHEHVERARRLLLGVLPDFPEVLADPAPQVLVEELEESRVRLLLRFWVDAEHVATSPVIRMRVLEAAKEALQAAGLEVPFPRMRVQLDPPLPGPPEKRADP from the coding sequence GTGACCGGTGACGTGGACACCTCGCGCCTGCTGGGCCTGGACGCCCTGCACCGCGCTCTGGCCGACACCTGGCAGGACCTGCGGGCCGTGGTGGTCGAGTATGGCCCCAACGCCCTGCTGGCCCTGGGCCTGACGCTGCTGTACGCGCTGCTGTTCTGGGGCGTGTCGCGGGCAGCGTTCGCGCTGCTGGGCCGCTTCTTTCACCCAGACGCGCACCCCATCGCGCGCCGCGTGCTGCGAACCGCCCTGCGCCTGACCTTCGTGCTGCTGGTGCTGCTGTCAATCACGGCGCTGTTTCCGGGGCTGGAGCGGTGGAGCGGCCCCGTGTTCCGGGTATACCTGCTGCTGCTGCTGCTGTACGTGGGGTGGGGTGTCATTCAGCGCTTCCTGCATATGCAGGCCGACCACTGGGGGCTGGACACCAGCCTGCGGGTGCTGGTGGGCAACGTCATCCGGGCCGTGTGGGTGCTGCTGGGCGTGTACCTCGTCGCCGCGCAGTTCGGCGTGAACCTGGTGCCCATCCTGGGCGGGCTGGGGGTGGTGGGCATCGCCTTCGGGTTCGCGGCCCAGGACCTCCTCGCCAACCTGATCAGCGGGGTGACGCTGCTGCTCGACCGGCCCTTCCGGCTGGGCGACTGGATTCGCACCGAGGCGCACGAGGGCCGGGTCGTCCGCCTCACCCTGCGCACCACCCGCATCCACACCCGCGACAACGAACACGTGAGCATCCCCAACCGGGAGGTCGCGGGGGCCGTCGTCGAGAACCTCAGCAAGGGGGGCACCCTGCGCCTGCACCTGAACGTGCCCCTGGCCTACCACGAACACGTGGAGCGTGCCCGGAGGCTGCTGCTGGGCGTCCTGCCCGACTTCCCCGAGGTGCTGGCGGACCCCGCCCCGCAGGTGCTGGTCGAGGAGCTGGAAGAAAGCCGGGTGCGCCTGCTGCTGCGCTTCTGGGTCGATGCCGAACACGTCGCCACTTCCCCCGTCATCCGCATGCGGGTGCTGGAGGCCGCCAAGGAAGCCTTGCAGGCGGCGGGGCTGGAAGTCCCCTTTCCCCGGATGCGGGTGCAGCTCGACCCCCCACTCCCCGGCCCCCCCGAGAAGCGTGCGGACCCCTGA
- a CDS encoding YdcF family protein: MGAGAATGAALAVLAAYLGEVRGTVPLLLALPLAGGLAGAFPLTRWVLQIGSGVLAVLLALCLLTPVLRAPLAALTLAQPPVRADAIVVLGGGVHCGARALEASSLARLLRGLELWRAGYAPVLTVSEQSGLIGPANCVKMSELERAHIAALYPRGGPQVLTLRHVTTTRDEAARVRDLARERGWRRVLLVTSPSHSLRAARLFAAQGVNVVSVPAPETRFDEALLLPSDRLAVLRVLLYEGLSRVKAGVGGTPER; the protein is encoded by the coding sequence GTGGGAGCGGGCGCAGCGACCGGGGCCGCTCTCGCCGTCCTGGCCGCGTATCTGGGAGAGGTGCGGGGGACGGTGCCGCTACTGCTGGCGCTGCCCCTGGCCGGCGGGCTGGCCGGAGCCTTCCCCCTGACGCGGTGGGTGTTGCAAATCGGTTCCGGTGTGCTGGCGGTGCTGCTGGCCCTCTGTCTGCTGACGCCCGTGCTGCGCGCGCCCCTCGCGGCGCTCACGCTCGCGCAGCCGCCCGTGCGTGCCGACGCCATCGTGGTGCTGGGCGGCGGGGTGCACTGCGGTGCGCGGGCGCTGGAAGCCAGCAGCCTCGCCCGCCTGCTGCGGGGGCTGGAGCTGTGGCGGGCCGGGTATGCCCCCGTCCTCACCGTCTCCGAGCAGTCCGGCCTGATCGGCCCGGCGAACTGCGTGAAGATGAGCGAGCTGGAACGCGCCCACATCGCGGCCCTGTACCCGCGGGGTGGCCCGCAGGTCCTGACCCTGCGCCACGTCACCACCACCCGCGACGAGGCCGCCCGCGTCCGCGACCTGGCCCGCGAGCGCGGCTGGCGGCGGGTGCTGCTCGTCACCTCGCCCAGCCACTCGCTGCGCGCCGCCCGCCTCTTTGCTGCCCAGGGCGTGAACGTGGTCAGCGTGCCCGCCCCCGAAACGCGCTTCGACGAGGCGCTGCTGCTGCCCTCCGACCGCCTGGCCGTCCTGCGGGTGCTGCTGTATGAGGGGCTGAGCCGGGTGAAGGCGGGGGTGGGGGGAACGCCGGAGAGGTAA
- the trmFO gene encoding methylenetetrahydrofolate--tRNA-(uracil(54)-C(5))-methyltransferase (FADH(2)-oxidizing) TrmFO gives MSSSDTAITVIGAGLAGSEAALAAATLGVRVRLLEMRPVKMTPAHRTGNFAELVCSTSLGGEGEMQAKGLLQAELRSVGGAIVGAADGSRVPAGNALAVDRDEFSARVTRAVREHPLIEVVEGEVEAVPEGIVVIATGPLTADALAADVARLTGSERLSFYDAAAPVIAAESINLDVAWRAGRYDQSADYINCPFNKEEYLRFFEALEQARSHTPHDWEKLEFFEGCMPIEEIARRGVDTPRFGPMSPKGLDDPRTGRWPYAVAQLRQEDREGRMWSLVGFQTGLKWGDQKAVVNLIPGLENAEIVRYGVMHRNTYLNAPEVLDSTLQLRADPTKFVAGVLAGTEGYLESAATGWLAGTNAARLALGLAPLTPPTESMLGGLVRYLASANPKGFQPMNVNWALVPELPAELNPKTGKPRKLGKREKRPVMFRRGLNAFLGWAGQEAGLTVTPPAVPQHEADALPALR, from the coding sequence ATGAGCAGTTCTGACACGGCAATCACGGTCATCGGCGCGGGCCTCGCGGGGTCGGAGGCGGCGCTGGCGGCGGCCACACTCGGGGTGCGGGTGCGCCTGCTGGAGATGCGCCCGGTGAAGATGACCCCCGCCCACCGCACCGGCAATTTTGCCGAGCTGGTGTGCTCCACCTCGCTGGGCGGCGAGGGCGAGATGCAGGCCAAGGGCCTGTTGCAGGCCGAACTCCGCAGCGTGGGCGGGGCCATCGTGGGGGCCGCCGACGGCAGCCGCGTCCCGGCGGGCAACGCCCTGGCCGTGGACCGCGACGAGTTCAGCGCCCGCGTGACCCGCGCGGTCCGCGAGCACCCGCTGATCGAGGTCGTGGAGGGCGAGGTGGAGGCCGTGCCGGAGGGCATCGTGGTGATCGCCACCGGCCCCCTCACCGCCGACGCGCTGGCCGCCGATGTGGCCCGGCTGACTGGCAGCGAGCGCCTCAGCTTCTACGACGCCGCCGCGCCCGTCATCGCCGCCGAGAGCATCAACCTGGACGTGGCGTGGCGGGCCGGGCGCTACGACCAGAGCGCGGACTACATCAACTGCCCCTTCAACAAGGAGGAGTACCTGCGCTTTTTCGAGGCGCTGGAACAGGCCCGCAGCCACACCCCCCACGACTGGGAAAAGCTGGAGTTCTTCGAGGGCTGCATGCCCATCGAGGAAATCGCCCGCCGCGGCGTGGACACCCCCCGCTTCGGCCCGATGTCCCCCAAGGGCCTGGACGACCCGCGCACTGGTCGCTGGCCCTACGCCGTCGCGCAACTGCGCCAGGAGGACCGCGAGGGCCGCATGTGGTCGCTGGTCGGCTTCCAGACCGGCCTGAAGTGGGGCGACCAGAAGGCGGTCGTGAACCTCATTCCGGGTCTGGAAAACGCCGAGATCGTCCGCTACGGCGTGATGCATCGCAACACGTACCTCAACGCGCCCGAGGTGCTGGACTCGACCCTGCAACTGCGCGCCGACCCGACCAAGTTCGTCGCGGGCGTGCTGGCGGGGACCGAGGGCTACCTCGAATCGGCGGCGACCGGCTGGCTGGCCGGAACGAACGCCGCGCGCCTGGCGCTGGGCCTCGCGCCCCTCACCCCGCCCACCGAGTCCATGCTGGGCGGGCTGGTGCGCTACCTCGCCTCGGCCAACCCGAAGGGCTTCCAGCCCATGAACGTGAACTGGGCGCTGGTGCCCGAACTGCCCGCCGAGCTGAACCCCAAGACCGGCAAGCCCCGCAAGCTGGGCAAGCGCGAGAAACGCCCGGTGATGTTCCGCCGGGGCCTGAACGCCTTCCTGGGCTGGGCCGGGCAGGAGGCAGGCCTGACCGTGACACCCCCCGCCGTGCCGCAGCACGAGGCGGACGCCCTCCCCGCCCTGCGCTAG
- the murD gene encoding UDP-N-acetylmuramoyl-L-alanine--D-glutamate ligase, translating to MGGVLIYGLGRSGRGVARFLAREGVRAEWHDARPSPEDEALMQELGFARGDVGGSYRTVVAAPGVPIDHPDLRALAARGAELIGEVALAARSRPHLPLVGVTGTAGKGGTTVLIAHLLRAAGLNAREGGNIDPPLLDVVDAAEVAVVELSSFQLERVPGLRLPVAVVTNLGVDHLDRHRTVEAYHAAKLNITAGQAAGDVLVLPAGLNVPTRAEVRAFQPDRIALADGREVLPATDLPEGLHPANAAAAVLAAEALLTRLGRPVEVGVLAAALRTARPVAGRFETVARVGEVRFIEDSIATRTIAVEAALTRAPAPIAWLVGGRDKGADLAPLREAARGRVARVIAFGEDGEGLARELGLPFTSVTGEGGEAVMQAAARAGLEALGGPQGAGTVLLAPIGTSFDLFADYKARGASFARAARALAEDARAAGEVGA from the coding sequence ATGGGCGGCGTGTTGATCTACGGACTGGGGCGCAGCGGGCGTGGCGTGGCCCGCTTTCTGGCGCGCGAGGGCGTGCGGGCCGAGTGGCACGACGCGCGTCCGTCGCCAGAGGACGAGGCCCTGATGCAGGAGCTGGGGTTCGCGCGGGGGGACGTGGGCGGGAGTTACCGGACGGTGGTCGCCGCGCCCGGCGTGCCCATCGACCACCCCGACCTGCGGGCGCTGGCGGCGCGGGGGGCGGAACTTATCGGGGAGGTCGCGCTGGCCGCCCGCTCGCGCCCCCACCTGCCGCTCGTGGGCGTGACGGGGACGGCGGGCAAGGGCGGCACGACGGTCCTGATCGCCCACCTGCTGCGCGCGGCGGGCCTGAATGCCCGCGAGGGCGGGAACATCGACCCGCCCCTCCTCGACGTGGTGGACGCGGCCGAGGTCGCGGTGGTGGAGCTGTCGAGCTTCCAGCTTGAGCGCGTCCCCGGCCTGCGCCTCCCGGTCGCGGTGGTCACCAACCTGGGCGTGGACCACCTCGACCGGCACCGCACGGTGGAGGCGTACCACGCGGCCAAGCTGAACATCACGGCGGGGCAGGCGGCGGGGGACGTGCTGGTGCTGCCGGCCGGGCTGAACGTGCCCACGCGCGCCGAGGTCCGCGCCTTCCAGCCGGACCGCATCGCCCTGGCGGATGGCCGCGAGGTGCTGCCCGCCACCGATCTCCCCGAAGGCCTGCACCCCGCCAACGCCGCCGCCGCCGTCCTCGCCGCCGAGGCCCTGCTGACGCGGCTGGGTCGCCCGGTCGAGGTGGGGGTGCTGGCCGCCGCGCTCCGCACCGCCCGCCCCGTCGCCGGACGCTTCGAGACGGTGGCGCGGGTGGGGGAGGTCCGGTTTATCGAGGACAGCATCGCCACCCGCACCATCGCGGTCGAGGCGGCCCTGACGCGCGCCCCGGCCCCCATCGCCTGGCTCGTCGGCGGGCGGGACAAGGGTGCGGACCTCGCCCCGCTGCGGGAGGCGGCGCGCGGCCGGGTGGCCCGCGTGATCGCCTTCGGGGAGGACGGCGAGGGGCTGGCGCGCGAGCTGGGCCTGCCCTTCACGTCCGTCACGGGCGAAGGCGGCGAGGCGGTGATGCAGGCTGCCGCCCGCGCGGGTCTGGAGGCGCTGGGGGGGCCGCAGGGGGCGGGCACGGTGCTGCTCGCGCCCATCGGCACCAGCTTTGACCTGTTCGCGGACTACAAGGCACGCGGCGCGAGCTTTGCGCGGGCGGCGCGGGCGCTGGCAGAGGACGCGCGGGCCGCCGGGGAGGTGGGCGCATGA
- a CDS encoding FtsW/RodA/SpoVE family cell cycle protein — protein MSIQLVLAQVLLLTLGLLGVATADPGKILDHGGKVVLALIVTFAAARLRPRAFLQSAPYLWVLTLLLLLLTLFIGHGTETSEGTKRWLDFGPVKFQPSELAKLGLVLQLASFFSRRGVQHKLISATLMIVVTTGLVILEPDLGSSVLIFGLGIILMYAAGVRITNITGFVFALALLGIPFLGRYLERHSYILERFFGHVNRGETMEVGLDQIGMAHRDLSFGGLWGLGPDGPRWSYFAAHTDMIVASVGFSQGLLGVAMLLFAYWLVVSTALQVSQLATRVRPMTPEIHGATILATGAMFMVVGQAFVNLAVAAGIFPVTGVPLPLVSYGFSSMLTMSLALGVIHSAMREVRRHLPAAEASPDIVPVAAD, from the coding sequence ATGAGCATTCAACTCGTTCTGGCGCAGGTGCTGCTGCTCACGCTGGGGCTGCTGGGCGTGGCGACCGCCGACCCCGGCAAGATCCTCGACCACGGGGGCAAGGTGGTGCTGGCGCTGATCGTCACCTTTGCGGCGGCGCGGCTGCGGCCCCGCGCCTTTTTGCAGAGTGCCCCGTACCTGTGGGTCCTCACGCTGCTGCTGCTGCTGCTGACCCTCTTTATCGGGCACGGCACCGAGACGAGTGAGGGCACCAAGCGCTGGCTGGATTTCGGCCCGGTGAAGTTCCAGCCGTCCGAACTCGCCAAGCTGGGGCTGGTGCTGCAACTCGCGTCCTTTTTCTCGCGCCGGGGCGTGCAGCACAAGCTGATCAGCGCCACCCTGATGATCGTCGTGACCACCGGGCTGGTCATTCTGGAGCCGGACCTGGGGTCCAGCGTCCTGATCTTCGGGCTGGGCATCATCCTGATGTACGCCGCCGGGGTCCGCATCACCAACATCACCGGGTTCGTGTTTGCCCTGGCGCTGCTCGGGATTCCCTTCCTGGGCCGCTACCTGGAACGGCACAGCTACATCCTCGAACGCTTCTTCGGGCATGTGAACCGGGGCGAGACGATGGAGGTGGGCCTCGACCAGATCGGCATGGCCCACCGCGACCTGAGCTTCGGCGGGCTGTGGGGCCTCGGCCCGGATGGCCCCCGCTGGTCCTATTTCGCCGCCCACACCGACATGATCGTGGCGTCGGTGGGCTTCTCGCAGGGGCTGCTGGGCGTCGCCATGCTGCTGTTCGCCTACTGGCTGGTCGTGTCCACCGCCCTGCAAGTCTCGCAGCTCGCCACCCGCGTGCGCCCGATGACCCCTGAGATCCACGGCGCGACCATCCTGGCGACCGGCGCAATGTTCATGGTGGTGGGCCAGGCCTTCGTGAACCTGGCCGTCGCGGCGGGCATCTTCCCCGTCACGGGCGTGCCGCTCCCGCTCGTCAGCTACGGCTTTTCCTCCATGCTCACCATGAGCCTCGCCCTGGGCGTCATCCACAGCGCCATGCGCGAGGTGCGCCGCCACCTGCCCGCGGCCGAAGCTTCGCCGGACATCGTGCCCGTCGCGGCGGATTGA